A genomic stretch from Candidatus Cloacimonadota bacterium includes:
- a CDS encoding DUF3795 domain-containing protein, which translates to MPKLIAPCGNDCQNCAAYKATKTKNPVLFQNIQDAYKKRFDKVVPIEDLACEGCLNDGKHLGFCFVCKIRICAISKGYATCAECADFPCQKGSFIWTDTSVSKANLEALQISKKI; encoded by the coding sequence ATGCCAAAACTAATTGCCCCCTGCGGCAACGACTGCCAAAATTGTGCAGCCTATAAAGCTACTAAAACCAAGAACCCAGTCTTATTCCAAAATATACAGGATGCCTACAAAAAGAGATTTGATAAAGTAGTGCCAATAGAAGATCTCGCCTGCGAGGGATGCCTTAACGATGGCAAACATTTGGGCTTTTGCTTTGTGTGTAAAATTCGCATCTGCGCCATCAGTAAAGGCTATGCCACTTGTGCTGAATGTGCGGACTTTCCTTGCCAGAAAGGCAGCTTCATTTGGACAGATACTTCGGTTTCGAAAGCAAATCTGGAAGCACTGCAAATAAGTAAAAAGATATAA